Proteins encoded within one genomic window of Actinoplanes octamycinicus:
- a CDS encoding DUF6023 family protein — MSGEQDNRVVTGEMDGAPEGDQKGRLLTDAQGPGAAHARGRGVVLLVVAVLLLVAGGTWWWSARPRSESDPRLLSWRLTAEQLLPDTGDQEAADTMVLAGNSETAKINDLDGGAFLVSVVCAGPDGSLVRVSLGEGDEDSGRGLRCSGARTPEVFSVGVGTQLRLRIAVDRIGPVIFRYTLERSSQG; from the coding sequence ATGAGCGGGGAACAGGACAATCGGGTCGTGACTGGCGAAATGGATGGTGCCCCTGAGGGTGATCAGAAGGGGCGCTTACTCACCGACGCTCAGGGGCCTGGGGCGGCCCATGCTCGGGGGCGCGGGGTGGTCCTGCTCGTCGTGGCGGTGTTGCTGCTGGTGGCCGGTGGGACCTGGTGGTGGTCGGCGCGGCCGCGGTCGGAGTCGGATCCGCGGCTGCTCTCCTGGCGGCTCACCGCCGAGCAACTCCTGCCGGACACCGGGGACCAGGAGGCCGCCGACACGATGGTGCTGGCCGGGAACTCGGAGACCGCGAAGATCAACGATCTGGACGGCGGCGCCTTCCTGGTCTCGGTGGTGTGTGCCGGACCGGACGGCAGCCTGGTGCGGGTCAGCCTCGGCGAGGGTGACGAGGACTCCGGGCGCGGGTTGCGGTGTTCCGGGGCGCGCACGCCGGAGGTGTTCAGCGTCGGCGTCGGCACCCAGCTGCGCCTGCGGATAGCGGTCGACCGGATCGGCCCGGTGATCTTCCGGTACACGCTGGAGCGCAGCTCCCAGGGTTAG